Proteins from a genomic interval of Enterococcus faecium:
- the galU gene encoding UTP--glucose-1-phosphate uridylyltransferase GalU produces the protein MKVKKAVIPAAGLGTRFLPATKAMAKEMLPIVDKPTIQFIVEEALDSGIEDILIVTGKEKRPIEDHFDANIELENNLREKEKTELLALVEETTQVNLHFIRQSHPRGLGDAVLQAKAFIGNEPFVVMLGDDLMKDDIPLTQQLMMDYEETQASAVAVMRVPENETSKYGIIDPKTDSEKGRCRVKGFVEKPEMGKAPSNLAIIGRYLLTPKIFEILETQEPGAGNEIQLTDALQTLNQTEAVYAREFKGKRYDVGDKLGYMKTNIEYGLQHSEIGTSLSAYIIQLSKKLRTES, from the coding sequence GTGAAGGTCAAAAAAGCAGTCATTCCTGCCGCTGGGCTAGGAACACGTTTTTTGCCGGCAACAAAAGCCATGGCAAAAGAAATGCTTCCAATCGTGGATAAACCAACGATCCAGTTTATTGTGGAAGAAGCATTGGATTCGGGAATCGAAGACATCTTGATCGTAACGGGAAAAGAAAAAAGACCCATTGAAGATCACTTTGATGCAAATATCGAATTGGAAAACAATTTGCGGGAAAAGGAAAAAACAGAATTACTCGCTTTAGTTGAAGAAACGACTCAAGTCAATCTTCACTTCATCCGTCAATCTCATCCAAGAGGACTGGGGGATGCCGTGCTTCAAGCAAAAGCATTTATAGGAAATGAACCGTTTGTCGTCATGCTGGGGGATGATTTGATGAAAGATGATATCCCATTGACTCAACAATTGATGATGGATTATGAAGAAACACAAGCTTCCGCTGTTGCCGTCATGCGTGTACCAGAAAATGAAACATCTAAATACGGAATTATTGATCCTAAAACAGATAGCGAAAAGGGTCGTTGCAGAGTAAAAGGGTTTGTAGAAAAACCTGAAATGGGAAAAGCACCAAGTAATTTAGCCATTATCGGACGTTATCTACTGACTCCTAAAATATTTGAGATATTAGAAACTCAAGAACCAGGAGCAGGAAACGAGATACAGCTAACGGATGCACTTCAGACTCTTAACCAGACAGAGGCGGTCTATGCGAGAGAGTTTAAAGGAAAAAGATACGACGTAGGCGATAAGTTAGGATATATGAAGACAAATATTGAATATGGACTTCAACATTCGGAAATTGGGACTTCATTAAGTGCATATATTATCCAGTTGAGTAAAAAGCTAAGAACAGAAAGTTAA
- a CDS encoding PTS sugar transporter subunit IIB: protein MIVLTRVDHRLLHGQVAFSWTQTIGADCILIANDDVPTNEIRKTTIKLAKPQGVKLVIKSIDDSIAALKSGVTDKYKLFIVVESIEDAYKLAEAYPEIKTINLGGIKAKPGTRSIGKAVNILPEEEERLKRLIDKQIEVEIRQVPADKKVDVREVL from the coding sequence ATGATTGTATTGACAAGAGTCGACCATCGGTTATTACACGGACAAGTAGCTTTTTCATGGACACAAACAATAGGCGCAGACTGTATTTTGATTGCTAATGATGATGTACCTACGAATGAGATACGAAAGACAACGATCAAATTAGCCAAGCCACAAGGAGTCAAACTAGTGATCAAATCAATTGATGACTCGATTGCCGCGTTGAAAAGCGGGGTGACAGATAAATATAAGTTATTCATCGTAGTGGAATCGATCGAGGATGCATATAAGCTGGCAGAAGCGTATCCAGAAATCAAAACCATCAACTTAGGAGGGATCAAGGCAAAACCTGGTACTCGCAGCATCGGAAAAGCGGTAAATATTTTACCAGAAGAGGAGGAACGCTTGAAACGATTAATTGACAAACAAATAGAAGTAGAAATCCGTCAAGTACCAGCAGATAAAAAAGTGGATGTAAGAGAAGTTTTGTAA
- a CDS encoding sigma 54-interacting transcriptional regulator: MNKLLKKEILCYLENQTAFFDLEHMNEVFTAQRLADHFGVKRNTVSHYLNQLNDEQLLVKINSRPVIYFHKEAFEKQFFKLRTNFYFSIDDLKEEQPFFAQPKDLFSFMIGYDASLKESIEQIKTALYYPDGGLPLLITGESGTGKSYLVNLVYQYCLLHDLLEDSAPFITFNCAQYADNPELLTSNLFGHVKGAYTGAEENKKGAFEAADGGILFLDEVHRLTPEGQEKLFTYLDQGVIYRMGEPNLSRRIKTRLFFATTEEITSHFLTTFIRRIPIRIELPALNQRSRNERLELMYSFFLEEQRKMGSPLSVSGPALSLLISQKLSGNIGELKNIVKVSAAKAYAEQREQPEIHVTIHHLQKELLAQPITKNTAQQGIYITQDQTLEQLMEKQQPEQQRIVKSFEQILIDFKKNNCLLYSCEGKLKQEVIQLFDFLLFETSRQEKHELLVYWTQSIRETFRQMETAYQIKFDGNSVYALSYYLYQRSTIKWLPEEHDIIQLIKELEQQVSQSYPSSYHYVQRILELSKIKLDIEDTSMDRILLTIYLKKAKWSKEKRLPKAMIAAHGYATASSMANVVNRLLQEDLFESFDMPLDVTPQQIASEILDYCENSDVSNGLIILVDMGSLKEIHQFFKKQLSVPLLILNNVTTPLAITVGECLQKNVSLEEIAEETVRQIQPEWRLLYPEENKPKALITTCFTGIGTAVHLSELLEKSLPTACQLKIIPYEYQQLKDKKNSDPLFSIYEVVGMIGTTDPDITNIDYLSLEDLISGEKMSVLAEWLDTTMNASEKEIFNQRIIRNFSLEKVLDSVTILDTEKVMGEIDHFMRELEVQLNRSISNPKKLALYVHVSCLIERLIRQMPIETYQGLEKWKQCQKEGLSAIKSAFSVIEEHYSVMIPNSEIAYIYDILSEDTEFLSIEEEF; this comes from the coding sequence GTGAATAAGTTGTTGAAGAAGGAAATTTTATGTTACTTAGAGAACCAGACAGCCTTTTTCGATTTAGAACATATGAACGAGGTCTTTACAGCACAAAGGTTAGCTGATCATTTTGGGGTAAAAAGAAACACAGTCAGTCATTATTTGAACCAGTTAAATGATGAGCAACTACTAGTCAAAATCAATTCTCGACCAGTGATTTATTTCCACAAAGAAGCTTTTGAAAAACAATTTTTTAAGTTACGCACGAATTTTTATTTTTCTATCGATGATCTCAAAGAGGAACAGCCTTTTTTCGCGCAACCAAAAGACTTATTCTCTTTTATGATCGGATACGACGCCAGTTTGAAAGAAAGTATCGAACAAATCAAAACAGCTCTTTACTATCCAGATGGCGGATTACCACTTTTGATTACAGGCGAAAGTGGCACAGGTAAAAGTTATTTAGTTAATTTGGTCTATCAGTATTGTCTGCTTCATGATCTGCTAGAAGATTCTGCACCATTCATCACTTTTAATTGTGCACAATATGCAGATAATCCTGAACTTTTGACTAGCAATTTGTTTGGACATGTTAAGGGAGCGTACACTGGTGCAGAAGAAAATAAAAAAGGGGCTTTTGAAGCAGCAGATGGTGGGATCTTGTTTTTAGACGAGGTACATCGCTTAACACCAGAAGGTCAGGAAAAACTGTTCACCTATCTTGATCAAGGTGTGATTTATCGTATGGGAGAACCTAATTTGTCACGCCGGATCAAAACACGTCTCTTTTTTGCTACGACTGAAGAGATTACTAGTCATTTCTTAACAACTTTCATTCGAAGAATACCTATCCGAATCGAACTACCTGCACTTAATCAGCGTAGTCGTAATGAACGGCTAGAACTGATGTACTCTTTTTTTCTCGAAGAACAAAGAAAAATGGGGAGCCCTTTGTCAGTCAGTGGACCAGCTTTGTCACTTTTAATAAGTCAGAAATTATCCGGAAACATAGGAGAGCTGAAAAATATCGTCAAAGTTTCAGCAGCAAAAGCATATGCTGAACAGCGTGAACAGCCTGAAATCCATGTCACGATCCATCATTTGCAAAAAGAACTACTTGCGCAGCCTATTACTAAAAATACAGCACAGCAAGGAATCTATATTACGCAAGACCAGACCTTAGAGCAATTAATGGAGAAGCAACAGCCCGAACAGCAGCGAATCGTTAAAAGTTTTGAGCAAATCCTAATTGATTTCAAGAAAAATAACTGTCTGCTATATTCTTGCGAAGGAAAATTAAAGCAAGAAGTGATTCAATTATTTGATTTTTTGCTGTTTGAGACCAGTAGACAAGAAAAACACGAGCTGCTGGTTTATTGGACACAATCTATCCGAGAGACCTTTCGACAAATGGAAACTGCCTATCAAATCAAATTCGATGGAAACAGTGTCTATGCCTTGAGTTACTATCTCTATCAGCGAAGCACTATCAAATGGTTACCGGAAGAACATGATATTATCCAACTAATCAAAGAATTAGAACAACAAGTTTCTCAGTCTTATCCATCTAGTTATCACTATGTCCAACGAATTCTGGAATTAAGTAAGATCAAATTAGATATTGAAGACACAAGTATGGATCGGATTTTACTGACGATCTATCTAAAAAAAGCGAAATGGTCAAAAGAAAAACGACTGCCAAAAGCGATGATTGCTGCTCACGGTTATGCAACTGCTAGCAGTATGGCAAATGTAGTAAATCGTTTATTACAAGAGGATCTATTTGAATCATTTGATATGCCACTAGATGTCACACCACAGCAGATTGCTTCAGAAATCCTTGATTATTGCGAAAACAGCGATGTTTCAAATGGATTGATCATATTAGTAGACATGGGATCTCTGAAAGAAATCCATCAGTTTTTTAAAAAACAGTTATCCGTACCGCTTTTGATTTTGAATAATGTGACGACACCTTTAGCAATCACAGTAGGGGAATGCCTGCAAAAAAATGTATCATTAGAAGAGATAGCAGAAGAGACTGTTCGACAGATCCAGCCAGAATGGCGACTGCTCTATCCAGAGGAAAACAAACCCAAAGCACTCATTACTACTTGCTTCACTGGAATCGGTACGGCGGTCCACTTAAGTGAACTGCTAGAAAAAAGCTTACCTACGGCTTGTCAGTTGAAAATCATCCCATATGAATATCAGCAATTAAAAGATAAGAAAAACAGTGACCCATTATTTTCCATATACGAAGTCGTAGGAATGATTGGCACCACAGATCCTGATATCACCAATATCGACTATCTTTCATTAGAAGACCTCATCTCGGGGGAAAAGATGTCTGTACTAGCTGAATGGTTGGACACTACTATGAATGCTTCAGAGAAGGAAATATTCAATCAGCGCATCATTCGTAATTTTTCATTGGAAAAAGTACTGGATTCCGTGACTATTCTAGATACAGAGAAGGTGATGGGAGAAATCGATCATTTTATGAGAGAATTAGAGGTGCAGTTGAATCGAAGCATCAGCAATCCCAAAAAATTAGCGTTGTATGTCCATGTGAGCTGTCTCATTGAACGATTGATCCGACAAATGCCAATCGAAACCTATCAAGGATTAGAGAAATGGAAGCAGTGTCAAAAAGAAGGGTTATCTGCTATTAAATCTGCGTTTAGTGTCATTGAAGAGCATTATAGTGTCATGATCCCCAATTCTGAGATTGCCTATATCTATGATATTTTGAGTGAAGATACAGAGTTTCTCTCGATAGAAGAAGAATTTTGA
- a CDS encoding SIS domain-containing protein has translation MFTMQDYIYEEKEVLSTILKKNDFSTREHMKKTVNLLILATGSSYNACLAAKPALESYGDLTVDIQEPFYFFHYGKLSPSIDTVIAVSQSGKSASTVEAVKMIQKQGLPVVAITNDVQSPLALEAAQIIDLGAGVESVGFVTKGYSATVLQLLLLGIGIGISKNKISKKIEQDYMQQLRKIINHLPAIIQKTEEFFDGYQSLFRLAQRFVTIGYGPNWGTAKEAETKLTETIRVPSQGFELEAYMHGPYLEADASHLLFFIEGESVNKERSQKLQRYMSRYVGETLTITTKKARNEKTLGLAIECDEYLSVLALVVPFQLFAYKTAVAKGIDLNKKIFEDFDTVLKSKL, from the coding sequence ATGTTTACGATGCAAGATTATATCTATGAAGAAAAGGAAGTACTAAGTACGATCTTGAAAAAGAATGATTTTTCGACAAGAGAACATATGAAAAAAACAGTGAATTTACTGATCTTAGCAACGGGTTCATCTTATAACGCTTGTTTAGCAGCGAAGCCAGCATTGGAATCTTATGGTGATCTTACTGTCGATATTCAAGAACCTTTTTATTTTTTCCATTATGGAAAACTTTCTCCTTCAATCGATACTGTGATTGCTGTGTCACAAAGCGGGAAAAGTGCTTCTACTGTTGAAGCAGTAAAAATGATACAAAAACAAGGGTTACCTGTTGTTGCTATCACAAATGACGTGCAAAGTCCACTTGCTTTAGAAGCTGCACAAATTATTGATTTAGGTGCCGGGGTAGAATCAGTAGGCTTCGTTACAAAAGGCTATTCTGCGACTGTTTTACAGTTACTACTCTTAGGGATAGGAATTGGAATAAGTAAAAATAAAATCAGCAAAAAAATAGAACAAGACTACATGCAACAGTTGCGCAAAATAATCAACCATTTACCAGCGATTATTCAAAAAACGGAAGAATTTTTTGATGGATATCAAAGTTTATTTCGTTTAGCACAGCGTTTCGTCACCATTGGATATGGTCCAAACTGGGGAACAGCTAAAGAAGCAGAGACGAAATTGACTGAAACAATCCGCGTTCCGTCACAAGGATTTGAGTTAGAAGCTTATATGCACGGCCCATACCTGGAGGCAGATGCTTCGCATTTGCTATTCTTTATTGAAGGGGAAAGTGTAAATAAGGAACGTTCGCAAAAGTTGCAAAGATATATGAGTCGGTACGTTGGAGAGACTCTCACCATTACCACAAAAAAAGCAAGAAACGAGAAAACACTTGGATTAGCAATAGAATGTGATGAATATCTGTCTGTATTAGCGCTTGTCGTTCCGTTTCAACTATTCGCTTATAAAACCGCAGTAGCTAAAGGTATTGACTTGAACAAAAAGATTTTTGAAGACTTTGATACAGTCTTGAAAAGTAAATTATAA
- a CDS encoding PTS mannose/fructose/sorbose/N-acetylgalactosamine transporter subunit IIC, producing MIVQAVLLGIVAFVAQSEYALGTSLLSRPIVTGLFTGIVLGDVKTGIIMGATLELAFIGSFSVGASIPPDVVTGGILGTAFAITAGAGTETALLLGLPIATLTLILKNIYLGLLIPIMNHKADNYAEEGNYKGVEHMHLLAGIGLSLMLGVVVMVSYMVGSNTIGNLLNMIPDFVQKGLSVATGLIPALGFAMLARLLINKQVAPYFFLGFAIASYLEIPVTGVAIFGAILAVVVVNIMNVRQLPLQTTAGEVEEDEEF from the coding sequence ATGATTGTACAAGCAGTCTTATTAGGAATTGTTGCATTTGTCGCACAATCAGAATATGCACTAGGGACATCGTTGCTTTCTCGTCCGATTGTGACGGGGCTGTTTACAGGAATCGTGTTAGGTGATGTAAAAACTGGGATCATTATGGGCGCAACTTTAGAGTTAGCATTTATCGGATCGTTCTCAGTAGGTGCTTCGATTCCACCTGATGTTGTGACCGGTGGGATTTTAGGGACGGCTTTTGCTATTACAGCTGGAGCCGGTACAGAAACCGCGCTTTTACTAGGTTTGCCGATTGCTACGTTGACATTGATATTGAAAAATATTTACTTAGGGCTTTTGATTCCAATTATGAACCATAAAGCAGACAATTATGCAGAAGAAGGAAATTATAAAGGAGTCGAGCATATGCACTTGCTTGCCGGTATCGGTCTTTCCTTGATGCTTGGTGTTGTGGTAATGGTTTCTTATATGGTGGGAAGCAATACGATCGGAAATCTATTAAATATGATTCCTGACTTCGTTCAAAAGGGGTTGTCAGTAGCTACAGGGTTGATTCCAGCTCTTGGTTTTGCGATGCTTGCTCGTTTGCTGATCAACAAACAAGTTGCACCATATTTTTTCTTAGGTTTTGCTATAGCTTCTTACTTAGAGATTCCTGTGACCGGAGTAGCTATTTTTGGTGCGATTTTAGCAGTTGTGGTAGTCAATATTATGAATGTCCGTCAACTACCACTTCAAACAACTGCAGGGGAGGTAGAAGAAGATGAAGAATTCTGA
- a CDS encoding SIS domain-containing protein, protein MLKFNEEEQIKAIKGALALRPQVEEIIDKLYAEKFDAVYYLGIGGTYASSMQAVTYMNGKSNLPVFVQHAAEYYTTGNKRLTKDSIVILSSVTGTTQEVVKAVEQIKKVGATLIGFIDKANSKLSQLCDFVVTYPAPGTEQIKFFMAADRLMYLNGEFEAYSEYYEQLERYLPTGLVEAEKKADAFGLSFAEKHRRDSMHYFIGAGNQWGAVYSYAMCYWEEQSWLPSKSIHAAEFLHGTLEIVEETTPVTLFLGEDEQRVLSERVAKLLPKICSNYTLIDTKDYPVEGISEKYRGRVLSFLLMHVVTQRIDAHVEQLNCHPLEIRRYYRQFDY, encoded by the coding sequence ATGCTGAAATTCAATGAAGAAGAACAAATCAAAGCAATAAAAGGCGCACTAGCTTTACGTCCGCAAGTAGAAGAAATCATCGATAAACTTTATGCGGAAAAATTTGACGCTGTCTATTATCTAGGAATCGGTGGAACGTATGCTTCCTCGATGCAAGCTGTCACTTATATGAATGGGAAAAGCAACTTGCCTGTCTTTGTACAGCATGCTGCAGAATATTACACTACTGGAAACAAAAGATTAACAAAAGATTCTATCGTTATTTTGTCCTCTGTTACCGGTACAACTCAAGAAGTAGTGAAAGCAGTAGAACAAATTAAGAAAGTAGGAGCGACACTGATTGGATTTATCGATAAAGCGAACAGTAAGTTGTCTCAGCTATGCGATTTTGTGGTCACTTATCCAGCTCCTGGAACAGAACAAATCAAATTTTTTATGGCAGCAGATCGATTGATGTATTTGAATGGAGAATTCGAAGCTTATTCAGAATACTATGAACAGCTCGAACGTTATTTACCAACAGGGTTAGTGGAAGCAGAGAAAAAAGCAGATGCATTTGGCTTATCATTTGCAGAAAAACATCGACGTGATAGTATGCATTATTTTATTGGAGCAGGGAATCAATGGGGAGCTGTTTATTCATATGCCATGTGTTACTGGGAAGAACAAAGCTGGCTTCCATCGAAATCTATCCATGCTGCCGAGTTTCTTCACGGGACGTTAGAGATCGTAGAAGAAACAACCCCAGTCACATTATTTTTAGGCGAAGATGAACAGAGAGTGTTATCTGAACGTGTGGCTAAACTTTTGCCAAAAATTTGCAGCAATTATACATTGATAGACACAAAAGACTATCCAGTAGAAGGTATCAGTGAAAAATATCGCGGACGTGTTTTGTCTTTCTTATTGATGCATGTAGTGACACAACGCATCGATGCTCATGTGGAGCAGTTGAACTGCCATCCATTAGAGATACGCCGCTACTATCGTCAGTTTGATTATTAG
- a CDS encoding PTS sugar transporter subunit IIA: MDREIILASHGKFASGILDSLELIYGKNHSITVLDCYTDENFDLAETVRQLFMRYKDKEIIVLTDLFGGSVNNEFLQYINRDHVYLVAGLNLPLLIELVSRLDAEVETTVLIQQVLTDSKKMIQFCNERLNQKIEEDEF, translated from the coding sequence GTGGATAGAGAAATTATCTTAGCTTCCCATGGAAAATTTGCTTCAGGGATATTAGATTCATTAGAGCTGATCTATGGGAAAAATCATTCTATTACTGTATTGGATTGCTATACTGATGAGAATTTTGATTTAGCGGAAACAGTAAGGCAGCTTTTTATGAGGTACAAAGATAAAGAAATCATTGTTCTGACGGATCTTTTTGGCGGAAGTGTCAACAACGAATTCTTACAATATATCAATCGGGATCATGTCTATCTCGTTGCCGGATTGAATTTGCCACTATTGATTGAGCTAGTATCTCGGTTGGACGCTGAAGTAGAGACAACTGTTTTGATCCAGCAGGTGCTAACTGATTCAAAAAAAATGATCCAGTTTTGTAACGAGCGGCTCAATCAGAAAATAGAAGAAGACGAATTTTAG
- a CDS encoding NAD(P)H-dependent glycerol-3-phosphate dehydrogenase — protein sequence MKQKIAVLGPGSWGTALAQTLAENGHDVRIWGNVPEQIDEINKYHTNQHFLPDLTIPESIIGYKELAEAVDNADAILFVVPTKAIRSVAQELIGKMNTKPIIIHASKGLEQDTHKRISEVLAEEIPEEKRQAIVVLSGPSHAEEVAVHDITTITAASIDQKAAAYVQKLFMNDYFRIYTNNDVIGVETGAALKNIIAIGAGAIHGLGFGDDAKAAIMTRGLAEISRLGVAMGANPLTFIGLSGVGDLIVTCTSVHSRNWRAGNLLGQGHKLEEVLENMGMVVEGVATTKAAVELAQQLGVEMPITQTIYNVLYNGEDIKKAAKEIMLRDGKMENEFSLR from the coding sequence ATGAAACAAAAAATCGCAGTTCTTGGTCCTGGATCTTGGGGCACTGCTTTAGCACAAACATTGGCAGAAAACGGGCATGATGTCCGTATTTGGGGAAATGTACCTGAACAGATTGATGAAATCAATAAGTATCATACAAATCAGCATTTTTTACCTGATTTGACGATCCCAGAATCGATTATCGGATATAAAGAATTGGCAGAAGCAGTGGATAATGCAGATGCTATTTTATTTGTTGTTCCAACAAAAGCGATTCGTTCAGTCGCACAGGAACTTATTGGTAAAATGAATACTAAGCCAATCATTATACATGCAAGTAAAGGACTAGAACAAGATACGCATAAACGAATCTCAGAAGTTTTGGCTGAAGAAATTCCAGAAGAAAAAAGACAGGCAATTGTTGTATTATCTGGTCCTAGCCATGCTGAGGAAGTGGCAGTACATGATATCACAACAATTACAGCTGCAAGTATTGATCAAAAAGCAGCAGCCTATGTACAAAAACTGTTCATGAATGATTATTTCAGGATTTATACAAATAATGATGTGATTGGCGTAGAAACTGGTGCAGCACTGAAAAATATCATTGCAATTGGTGCCGGCGCTATCCATGGATTAGGATTCGGAGATGATGCAAAAGCAGCAATCATGACTCGAGGATTGGCAGAAATCAGCCGTCTTGGTGTCGCGATGGGTGCCAATCCTCTGACATTTATCGGTTTGAGTGGTGTGGGGGACTTGATCGTTACTTGTACAAGTGTTCATTCTCGCAATTGGCGTGCCGGTAACTTGTTAGGACAGGGACATAAGCTGGAAGAAGTTCTAGAAAACATGGGAATGGTCGTTGAGGGTGTGGCAACGACAAAAGCAGCAGTAGAGCTAGCTCAACAGCTAGGTGTTGAGATGCCAATTACTCAAACAATCTATAATGTTTTGTATAATGGAGAAGATATCAAAAAAGCAGCAAAAGAAATCATGTTACGTGACGGAAAAATGGAGAATGAATTTTCTCTTCGTTAA
- a CDS encoding PTS system mannose/fructose/sorbose family transporter subunit IID produces the protein MKNSEIKNSKITKKELNHVFWRSFQMEFSWNYERQMNMAYVYAMIPILKKLYQSKEEMAAALKRHLEFFNTTPHIVTLILGITAAMEEENKDDPEFDVTAIDSIKTSLMGPLAGLGDSFFWGTLRLIATGVGTSLAMQGNILGPILFILIFNIPHILFRYLATGWGYRLGTGFLKKIQANGMMESLTLGASIIGLMVVGAMTATMITINIPLKIGSGENAVTVQSIFDDIVPNILCLGAFGIVFYLLKKEVKPLTILIGLAFFGIFGSWIGIF, from the coding sequence ATGAAGAATTCTGAGATCAAAAACAGCAAAATAACGAAAAAAGAGCTAAATCACGTATTTTGGCGTTCTTTTCAAATGGAGTTTTCTTGGAATTATGAACGTCAGATGAATATGGCTTATGTTTATGCAATGATTCCGATTTTGAAAAAGTTATATCAGTCGAAAGAAGAAATGGCAGCAGCTTTGAAACGGCATCTAGAGTTTTTTAACACGACCCCACATATCGTTACACTGATTTTAGGAATCACGGCTGCAATGGAGGAAGAAAATAAGGATGATCCTGAATTTGATGTGACTGCGATCGATAGTATCAAAACATCTTTGATGGGACCTCTTGCAGGGTTAGGAGATTCTTTCTTTTGGGGAACTTTGCGATTGATTGCCACAGGTGTGGGTACCTCTTTAGCCATGCAAGGAAATATTTTAGGCCCTATCTTGTTCATTTTGATTTTCAATATTCCGCACATTCTGTTTCGCTATCTAGCAACAGGTTGGGGATATCGCTTAGGAACGGGTTTTTTGAAAAAGATCCAGGCAAACGGTATGATGGAAAGTTTGACATTAGGCGCGTCTATTATTGGACTGATGGTCGTTGGAGCAATGACTGCCACGATGATCACCATCAATATTCCTTTAAAAATCGGTTCAGGAGAAAATGCTGTGACTGTTCAAAGTATTTTTGATGATATCGTTCCAAATATCTTATGTCTTGGAGCATTTGGCATAGTGTTTTATCTATTGAAGAAAGAAGTGAAACCATTAACGATCTTGATCGGACTAGCTTTCTTTGGAATTTTTGGTTCGTGGATAGGGATTTTTTAA